Genomic window (Tardiphaga sp. vice304):
GCGACCAAGGCCGTGACCGACAACATGGCCAAGCTGCGCGCGGCACGTCTGGCCCGCGAGGCGCTGGCGCCACCGGTCGTCGCCAAGGCAAAGAAGAAGGCTTCTGCCGGGGCCGCGACCAAGCCCGGTGCCAAGCCGAAAGAAAAAAGCCCGGCGCTGGCCGCCTGGCTGGCAGGCCAGCAGAGCGGCGGGCGCCGGACCTGATCGTTTAGACGGCTTCGGGCGCTTTGGCGGCCGGGGCCGGCCATTCGATCATGGTGCGGGTCTTGGTCGCGGAATCGTAGACCTGGATCTGCAGCATCTGATAGGCGTTTTTCAGCTTCATGCCGGCTTCTTCAGCGGCTTCCACCGTGTCGTGATGCGACTTGAAATGGCCATCGACGACCAGCGAATAGCCCTCCGTCGGCGCGCGATCGGCGCGAACGATCTTGCGGGCCTGCGGTTCGTCCATTTCGATTTTCGGCTTTTTCATCGTCGCTCCGGGTGGGGATGGGCTGGGGTGGGATTTGGTGAGGATGCGCCCCGTTTACACGGAATGGCGGAAATTGGCATCGGCAATTGCGGGATGCGAACAGGATGGGCCTCAATCACGGTGCAATTGAGGTGCCGGCGGGTCGATCACCGGACGAACGGCCGTGCCCGCCACGATCAACTTGATCGTGCGCGGAATGGGCTGGTGGCGCGCGCCCTGTCGCCGATGCAACGGCTACATGCGGCAACGCTCATAGACAAGGCCCGAGTGCAGCCCTACGGATACGCCAGAGCTGCGACAAAATAACGGGCGGAAACGCGATGGTCGATATTCCGGCCGGCTCTCATCAGGTACGGATCGATACGGCGCGGCGGACGCTCGGCGCCATTTCGGTGGCGCATTGGGTCAGGCACTTCCACATTTTCGTACTGCCGATGCTGTTTCCGTTTCTCAAGGACCGGCTCGGTGTCTCCTATGTCGACCTCGGCCTCGCCCTCACCGTGTTCGCCGTCGTTTCCGGCCTGACCCAGGCGCCGATCGGCTATCTCGTCGATCGCATCGGCGCGCGAAAAATCCTGATCCTCGGCATGACGCTGGGCGGAGCTGCGCTGATCGCGCTCGGCCTGCATCTCAGCTACCCCACGCTGATCGTCTGCGCCGCACTGCTAGGTCTCGCCAACAGCGTCTATCATCCCGCCGACTATGCGATCCTCTCCGCGCATATGGACGAGACGCGAATGGGGCGGGCGTTCTCTATCCACAGCTTTGCCGGCTTCCTCGGCGGGGCGGTGGCGCCGGCGATCATGGCCGCGCTGGTCGCCGGCATCGGCGGCGCGTCGGCGCTGATCGTGGCGGGGCTGATCGGACTCGCGGTGGTGCTGATGCTGGTCGTGGTCGGCATTCCCGACGCCGGCGCGATGCATGACGCGACCGAGGGCGAGCCCGCGGCGAAGGTTAGCATGATGAATCCGGCGATCCTGCTGCTGACGCTGTTCTTCACACTGCTGGCGCTGTCGCAGAATGGCATCAACTCGTTCGGCATTGTCGCGCTGATCAGCGGCTACGGCATTTCGTTCTCGGCCGCCAATATCGCGCTGACCGCCTATCTCGGCTGCAGCGCGGCCGGCGTGCTGGTCGGCGGCGTGCTGGCCGATCGCACGGTGCGTCACGGCCAGATCGCCGCCGGCTGCTTCGCCATCAACGCCGCGATCGTCTTCACGATCGCCTCGGTGACCATGCCGCTCCTGCTCCTGACGCTGACCATGGCCGTGGCCGGGTTCCTGAGCGGCGTGATCGTGCCGTCGCGCGACATGCTGGTGCGCAACGCTGCGCCCCCGGGCGCCGCCGGCCGGGCCTTCGGCATTGTCTCGACGGGCTTCAATTTCGGCGGTATCGTCAGCCCGATTCTGTTCGGCTGGCTGATGGACAGCGCCCTGCCCGGCTGGGTATTCGGCGCCTCGGCGGCGTTCATGGCCGCGACGGTCGTGCTGGCGCTGGTGTCGGAGAAGCGACCAACGCTATCGTCCCGGACCAGCGAGCGCTAGCGCGCCACGGCGTTCGCCGGGACGACAACAATCTGCTACAGTGCGGCGGCATGCTCACCGTCCGCCACCTCACAAAATCCTATCGTTCGGCACAGGAACAGGTCGCAGTGCTGCGCGGCGTCGATCTCGATGTCGCGCGCGGCGAAAGCGTGGCGCTGACCGGTGAATCCGGCAGCGGCAAGAGCACGCTGCTGCATCTGATCGCCGGGCTCGACGCCGCCGATGGTGGCGAGATCCGGCTCGAGGAGAAGCTGATCACCGGCATGCCGGACGCCGAGCGCGCGCAATTGCGCCGCGACCGGCTCGGCCTGGTGTTCCAGCAATTCAATCTCATCCCCTCGCTCAACGTCGCCGACAATCTCGCCTTCCAGTCGCGCATTGCGGGTAAGCACGATGCCGCCTGGCACAGCGAGCTGATCGAGCGGCTCGGGCTCGCCGCGCTGCTGAAGCGATACCCCGAACAGCTCTCCGGCGGGCAGCAGCAACGCGTCGCGATCGGCCGCGCGCTGGCTTCCAAGCCGCTGTTGCTGCTGGCGGACGAGCCGACTGGCAATCTCGACGAGGACACCGCCGACGACGTGCTGGCGCTGGCGCGCGATCTCGTGCAGCGCACCGGCTGCGGCTTCCTGATGGTGACGCACAGCGCGCGGCTGGCCGCGACGCTGGACCGCCAGGTGCAGCTCCATGCCGGCCTGATCCGGTGAAACGCGCGCTGTGGATCCTCGCGGTGCTGCTGAGCCACTGGCGCCGGCATCCGATGCAACTCGCCACCCTGCTGGTCGGGCTGATTGCCGCGACCGCGCTGTGGAGCGGCGTGCAGGCGCTGAACGAGCAGGCGCGCACCAGCTATGATCGCGCCGCGGCAACGTTCGGCGGCGCACGCACCGCGATGCTGGTCGGCCGCGACGGCGCGACGTTCTCGGAATCTCTTTTTGTCGATCTGCGCCGCGCCGGCTGGCCGGTCTCGCCGATGCTGGAGGGCCGCGTGGCGATCGGTGGCCGTTCGGTGCGGCTGCTCGGAATCGAGCCCGTAACTCTCCCGGTGGAAGCAAGCGCGACGGCGGAAGTCGGCAAAGCCGGCGTGCAGGGTTTCATCACGCCGCCCGGCCAGGCGCTGGTGTCGGCAGAGACGTTGGCGGAACTCGGCCTCGCGGAAGGCGCGACCTCGGCCATCGACGCCACGCTCAGACTGCCGCCGCTGCGCGTGCAGCCGCAACTGACGCAAGGCGTCGTGGTCGTCGATATCGGCATCGCCCAGCAACTGCTGAAAATGCCGGGCGAGGTGTCACGGCTCTTGATCGGCAAGGCAAGCGGTCCGCGCGCCGCGCTGCAAGGCGTCACCGGCGATCAGCTGCGCCTCGTCGAGCCCGATGCCGAGACCGATCTCGAACGATTGACCGACAGCTTCCATCTCAACCTCACCGCCTTCGGGCTGCTGTCCTTCGTGGTCGGCCTTTTCATCGTCAATTCGGCGATCGGCCTCGGCTTCGAGCAGCGCCGGCCGATGCTGCGCACGCTGCGCGCCTGCGGCGTCTCGGCGAGATTGCTCAACGCCGTGCTGCTCGTCGAACTGGTCTCGATCGCGGTGATCGCCGGTTTGGTCGGCCTCGTCTGCGGCTACTTCATCGCCGCGTCGCTGCTGCCCGATGTCGCCGCCAGCCTGCGCGGATTGTATGGCGCGACAATCCCGGGGCAACTGACCCTGAAGCCGCAATGGTGGCTGGCGGGCCTGGCGATCTCGATCCTCGGCGCGCTGGCGGCAGCAATCTCGAGCCTCTTGAAGGCGGTACGATTGCCGCTGCTCGCGGCGGCGCAGCCGTATGCGTGGCAGCAGGCGCAGGGCCGCTGGCTGACGCTGCAGGGCAGCTTCGCGGTGATCATCCTGTTTGGCGCGGCCGGCGTGCTGTGGCTCGGCGATTCACTGGTCGCCGGCTTCGTTGTGCTCGCAGCACTGCTGATTGGCGCAGCATTGGCGCTGCCCGCAATCCTGGGGCTGGTGCTGGCCGCTGGCGAGCGCAGCACGCAACGCCCGCTGGCCAAATGGTTCTGGGCCGACAGCCGGCTGCAACTCTCGGGATTGTCGCTGGCCTTGATGGCGCTGCTGCTGGCGCTGGCCGTCAATGTCGGCGTCGGCACCATGGTCGAAAGTTTCAGCCGCACCTTTACGGGATGGCTCGACGGCCGGCTGGCGCCCGAAATCTATCTCGCCGCCTCCAGCGAAAAGCAGGGCGCGGAGATACGCTCCTGGCTGAAGCAGCGGCCGGAGGTGCAGGCCGTGCTGCCCGGCAGCCGCACCGACGTGCCGATCGCCGGCCTGCCCGTCGAACTGCTGGGGTTCGCCGATCACGCCACCTATCCCAACCAATGGCCGCTGCTGGAATCGACCAGGGACGCCTGGGACCGCGTCAAGACCGGCAACGCCGCGTTGATCAGCGAACAATTGTCGCGACGGCTGAAGCTCGGCATCGGCGACACCGTCACCGCGCCGACGCCGGCCGGCGCGTGGAAGCTTGAGGTAGTCGCGATCTATGCCGACTACGGCAATCCGAAGGGGCAGCTCGGCGTCGCCATCGACGCGCTGATCGCGCGCTTTCCGGACATCTCGCAGACAAGGATGGGCGTGCGCGTCGCCCCCGCCGATGTGCCGGCGATGATGACGGCGATCCGTGAACGATTCGGGCTCGACGGCCGCAGCCTCGCCGACCAGTCGACCGTGAAGACGGAATCGCAAAAGATTTTCAACCGCACCTTCGCGGTGACCGCAGCGCTCAACGCCTTCACGCTCGCGGTCGCCGGCGTGGCGCTGCTGACTAGCCTGTTGACGCTGAGCCAGTCGCGGCTGCCGCAACTGGCGCCGCTATGGGCGATCGGCATCACGCGCAAACGGCTGGCCGGGATCGAACTACTGAAGACACTATCGGTGGCGCTGATCACCGCGCTGCTGGCGCTGCCGCTCGGCCTCGCGGTGGCGTGGTGCCTGATCGCTGTGGTGAATGTCAAAGCGTTCGGCTGGCGGCTGCCGTTCCATGTGTTCCCGCTGCAATTGATCCAATTGCTGGGCGTGGCGATGCTGGCCTCGCTGCTGGCAGCGCTGCTGCCGATCATCAAGCTGTTGCGGATGCAGCCGGCGCAACTGGTGAAAGTATTCGCCAATGAACGGTAGTCTCTCGCGACGCGGTTTTGTCGGTGGATTGGCTCTGCTCGGCCTCGGCAGTCCGCGCGCAGTCGCGCAGGGATTTGCCGGCCTCGGTCGTGACGCCGAGGGTTTTGCCGCGGTGACGCCCGGACGCGTGCTGAGTTTTCCGGCCGATCACGGCGCGCATCCGGAGTTTCGCATCGAATGGTGGTACCTCACCGCCAATCTCACCGACGCTGCGGGAAACGCTTATGGCGCGCAATGGACGCTGTTTCGCCAGGCGATGACGCCCGGCGCGCAAGGCGACGGCTGGGCCAATCCGCAGATCTGGATGGGCCATGCCGCGGTGACGTCGGCCTCCACACATCATTATGCGGAAGCGTTTGCACGCGGCGGCGTCGGCCAGGCCGGCGTCACGGCGTCACCGTTCCGCGCCTGGATCGATGCGTGGGAGATGCGCGGCGGCGATGGCTTCAATGATGCGACCGCCGCACCGCTCGACGTCACGGCGTCGGGCCCGGCGTTCAGCTACGCCTTGCAGCTGGAGGCGCAACAAGGTCTGGTGCTGCAGGGCGACGCCGGCTACAGCAAGAAATCCGAACGCGGCCAGGCGTCGTATTATTACAGCCAGCCGTATTTCGCCGCGCGCGGCCAGCTCACCATCGACCGCAACACCGTCAAGGTCACAGGCCGCGCCTGGATGGACCGCGAATTCTCCAGCCAGCCGCTCGCCTCCGACCAGACCGGCTGGGACTGGTTCTCACTGCATCTGGCCTCCGGCGAGAAGCTGATGCTGTTCCGGCTGCGGCAGAAGGACGGCGCGAACTACTTTTCCGGCAACTGGATTCGTCGCGATGGTCGCTCCGAGCAGATCGCATCCAGCGAGATCGCGATGACGCCGACGGCCTTCAGCGAAGTTGCGGGCAAGAAGATCCCGACCGCATGGAAGGTCGGCATCGCCGCCCGCGGACTGCAGATCGACACCGTACCGCTGAACGCACAGGCGTGGATGGGAACGAGCTTCCCCTATTGGGAAGGCCCGATCGCCTTCGCCGGCAGCCAGAGCGGCGTCGGCTATCTGGAAATGACGGGGTATTGAGGGAGCACTTCCTTCACCCTCCCTGGAGGGGGAGGGTCGGCGAGCAGTCCGCGAAGCGGATGCGAGACGGGGTGGGGGGACGTGATGCGCGCGTCTCCACCGCTGTCACCCCACCCCGCTCCACATCGTGCTTCGCACGCTGCGGAGCGACCCTCCCCCTCCAGGGGAGAGTAAGAAAGACGGCGCTTGCGTCCTCTCCTACTTCGTCAGCGGGCAACCACTCGCTGCCGCAGTCGGGTAGGCCTTGTCGCCGGACACCGTCGCGAGCTGCTTGTAATAGTCCCACGGCTTCTTGGACTCCGACGGCTTCTTGACCTCGAACAGATATAGGTCCTTCACCATGCGGCCGTTGGCCAGCACCTTGCCGCCCTGCGCGAAGACGTCGTCGACCGGGAGTTCCTTCAGCTTCGTCACCACCGCGTCCGAATCCTTGGTGCCGGCGGCCTTCACCGCCTTGAGATAGGACAGCGTCGATGAATAGGTGCCGGCCTGGATCATGTTCGGCATGCGCTGGGTGCGCTTGAAGAAGCGGTCGGCGAATTCGCGGGATTTGTCGTCGCGGTCCCAGTAGAACGATTCCGTCAGCACCAGGCCCTGTGCCGCCTGCAGGCCGAGGCCATTGACTTCCGCGAGCGTCAGCAACAGCCCGGCAAGCTTCTGGCCGCCGGCGACGATGCCGAATTCGGAAGCCTGCTTCACGGTGTTGGTGGTGTCGAGCCCGGCGTTGGCCAGCCCGATCACCTTGGCCTTGGAGGCCTGCGCCTGCAGCAGGAAGGAGGAGAAGTCCGACGAGTTCAAGGGATGGCGCACCGCGCCGAGCACCTTGCCGCCCTTGGCCTTGACGATGTCGCCGGTGTCCTTTTCCAGCGAATAGCCGAACGCATAATCCGCGGTGAGGAAGAACCAGGTGTCGCCGCCGGCTTCGGTCAAAGCCCCGCCGGTACCGACGCCGAGCGCGCGGGTATCGAACGCCCAGTGGAAGCCATAGGGCGTACAGGCATCGCCGGTGATGCGCGAGGACGCCGCGCCGACCACGATATCGATCTTCTTCTGCTGCGCGGACAGTTCCTGCACCGCGAGCGCCACCGAGGAGGTGGTGAGTTCGGTGATCATGTCGACGCCTTCGACGTCGTACCAGCGGCGCGCGATCGAGACGGCGAGATCGGGCTTGTTCTGGTGGTCGGCGGTGATCAATTCGATCTTCTGGCCGAGCACCTCGCCGCCAAAGTCCTCGATCGCCATCCTGGCGGCTTCGAGCGAGTACTTGCCGCCGTAATCGGCATAGACGCCGGACTGGTCGTTGAGAATGCCGATCTTGACGCCCTGCGCCATCGCAGGTGCAGCAATGAACAGGCTGGACAGCGCAGCCGCCGACAGCAAATGCCCGAACTTCATGAGGTAGCCTCCCGATGGTTTTTAACGTTGCCGGGAAGCTATTTTAGAATATCGCGGAGGGACAGCTAATCTTTCGGATAAGGGAACAGCCTTGGAAGGAAGCAACGGCCCCTCCCCCGTCGCTGCGAGGAGCCCTTGCGACGAAGCAATCCAGTCTTCGCTTATGGCTTTCTGGATTGCCGCGTCGCTTCGCTCCTCGCAATGACGGGTTGGGTCAATGGCTTGCCTGCCTTTCCCGCTAGCAGGAAAGGGAACAAACTACATCGCCTTCAGCACCAGCCGGTTGAGCCTTGCCGCAAAGGCCGCGGGGTCTTCCGGCAGCTCGCCGTCCAGAATCTGCGCCTGTTCCAGCAGCAGGAACGACAGATCCGCGGCGTCGCCGCGGGCGGCCTTGTCGGCGCCGGCGATGCGCGCCACCAGCGGGTGGCGCAGGTTGATCTCGAGGATCGGCTTGGTGCCGGCGCCCCTGTTCTGCATCGCCAGCATGCGCTCCAGCTCGCGGTCCGGCCCGAAGCCGCCGGCGACCAGGCAGGACGCCGACGTCGTCAGCCGCGTCGAGGCCTTCACGTCGGAGACGCGCTCGCCGAGCGTGTCCTTGATCACGGCGATGGTCGCAGCCTCGTCGGTCTCCGGCGCGCTCTCGTCCTTCGGCTCCTCGTCGATCCGCGGGATCAGGTCGAGATTGACCTCGCCCTGGCTCAGCGACTTCAGCGGCTTGCCCTCGAAATCGGTCGGCGCCGAAGTCCAGAACGCATCGACGTGGTCGGTCAGCAACAGCACTTCGAGACCGCGCGACTTTGCC
Coding sequences:
- a CDS encoding MFS transporter, whose amino-acid sequence is MVDIPAGSHQVRIDTARRTLGAISVAHWVRHFHIFVLPMLFPFLKDRLGVSYVDLGLALTVFAVVSGLTQAPIGYLVDRIGARKILILGMTLGGAALIALGLHLSYPTLIVCAALLGLANSVYHPADYAILSAHMDETRMGRAFSIHSFAGFLGGAVAPAIMAALVAGIGGASALIVAGLIGLAVVLMLVVVGIPDAGAMHDATEGEPAAKVSMMNPAILLLTLFFTLLALSQNGINSFGIVALISGYGISFSAANIALTAYLGCSAAGVLVGGVLADRTVRHGQIAAGCFAINAAIVFTIASVTMPLLLLTLTMAVAGFLSGVIVPSRDMLVRNAAPPGAAGRAFGIVSTGFNFGGIVSPILFGWLMDSALPGWVFGASAAFMAATVVLALVSEKRPTLSSRTSER
- a CDS encoding ABC transporter ATP-binding protein is translated as MLTVRHLTKSYRSAQEQVAVLRGVDLDVARGESVALTGESGSGKSTLLHLIAGLDAADGGEIRLEEKLITGMPDAERAQLRRDRLGLVFQQFNLIPSLNVADNLAFQSRIAGKHDAAWHSELIERLGLAALLKRYPEQLSGGQQQRVAIGRALASKPLLLLADEPTGNLDEDTADDVLALARDLVQRTGCGFLMVTHSARLAATLDRQVQLHAGLIR
- a CDS encoding ABC transporter permease; the encoded protein is MKRALWILAVLLSHWRRHPMQLATLLVGLIAATALWSGVQALNEQARTSYDRAAATFGGARTAMLVGRDGATFSESLFVDLRRAGWPVSPMLEGRVAIGGRSVRLLGIEPVTLPVEASATAEVGKAGVQGFITPPGQALVSAETLAELGLAEGATSAIDATLRLPPLRVQPQLTQGVVVVDIGIAQQLLKMPGEVSRLLIGKASGPRAALQGVTGDQLRLVEPDAETDLERLTDSFHLNLTAFGLLSFVVGLFIVNSAIGLGFEQRRPMLRTLRACGVSARLLNAVLLVELVSIAVIAGLVGLVCGYFIAASLLPDVAASLRGLYGATIPGQLTLKPQWWLAGLAISILGALAAAISSLLKAVRLPLLAAAQPYAWQQAQGRWLTLQGSFAVIILFGAAGVLWLGDSLVAGFVVLAALLIGAALALPAILGLVLAAGERSTQRPLAKWFWADSRLQLSGLSLALMALLLALAVNVGVGTMVESFSRTFTGWLDGRLAPEIYLAASSEKQGAEIRSWLKQRPEVQAVLPGSRTDVPIAGLPVELLGFADHATYPNQWPLLESTRDAWDRVKTGNAALISEQLSRRLKLGIGDTVTAPTPAGAWKLEVVAIYADYGNPKGQLGVAIDALIARFPDISQTRMGVRVAPADVPAMMTAIRERFGLDGRSLADQSTVKTESQKIFNRTFAVTAALNAFTLAVAGVALLTSLLTLSQSRLPQLAPLWAIGITRKRLAGIELLKTLSVALITALLALPLGLAVAWCLIAVVNVKAFGWRLPFHVFPLQLIQLLGVAMLASLLAALLPIIKLLRMQPAQLVKVFANER
- a CDS encoding lipocalin-like domain-containing protein, with product MNGSLSRRGFVGGLALLGLGSPRAVAQGFAGLGRDAEGFAAVTPGRVLSFPADHGAHPEFRIEWWYLTANLTDAAGNAYGAQWTLFRQAMTPGAQGDGWANPQIWMGHAAVTSASTHHYAEAFARGGVGQAGVTASPFRAWIDAWEMRGGDGFNDATAAPLDVTASGPAFSYALQLEAQQGLVLQGDAGYSKKSERGQASYYYSQPYFAARGQLTIDRNTVKVTGRAWMDREFSSQPLASDQTGWDWFSLHLASGEKLMLFRLRQKDGANYFSGNWIRRDGRSEQIASSEIAMTPTAFSEVAGKKIPTAWKVGIAARGLQIDTVPLNAQAWMGTSFPYWEGPIAFAGSQSGVGYLEMTGY
- a CDS encoding ABC transporter substrate-binding protein — protein: MKFGHLLSAAALSSLFIAAPAMAQGVKIGILNDQSGVYADYGGKYSLEAARMAIEDFGGEVLGQKIELITADHQNKPDLAVSIARRWYDVEGVDMITELTTSSVALAVQELSAQQKKIDIVVGAASSRITGDACTPYGFHWAFDTRALGVGTGGALTEAGGDTWFFLTADYAFGYSLEKDTGDIVKAKGGKVLGAVRHPLNSSDFSSFLLQAQASKAKVIGLANAGLDTTNTVKQASEFGIVAGGQKLAGLLLTLAEVNGLGLQAAQGLVLTESFYWDRDDKSREFADRFFKRTQRMPNMIQAGTYSSTLSYLKAVKAAGTKDSDAVVTKLKELPVDDVFAQGGKVLANGRMVKDLYLFEVKKPSESKKPWDYYKQLATVSGDKAYPTAAASGCPLTK